Proteins from a single region of Theobroma cacao cultivar B97-61/B2 chromosome 10, Criollo_cocoa_genome_V2, whole genome shotgun sequence:
- the LOC18586085 gene encoding DNA topoisomerase 2 produces the protein MVADSKLPLQSSNNANMKASKTIEETYQKKTQLEHILLRPDTYIGSIEQHTQRLWVYENDEMVHRDIKYVPGLYKIFDEILVNAADNKQRDPSMDSVKVVIDAEQNLISVYNNGDGVPVEVHQEEGVYVPELIFGHLLTSSNYDDTVKKTTGGRNGYGAKLTNIFSTEFIIETADGKRQKKYKQVFSNNMGKKSEPVISKCKEAENWTKVTFKPDLAKFNMTHLEEDVVALMKKRVFDVAGCLGKTVKVELNGKRVPVKSFLDYVSLYLSAASKTKTEPLPRLLEKVNERWEVGVSLSDGQFQQVSFVNGIATIKGGTHVDYVTNQISNYVMNIVNKKNKNANVKAHNVKNHLWVFVNALIDNPAFDSQTKETLTLRQSSFGSKCELSEDFLKKVAKCGVVDNLLSWAEFKHSKDLKKTDGAKTGSIRGIPKLDDANEAGGRNSDKCTLILTEGDSAKALAVAGLAVVGRNHYGVFPLRGKLLNVREASHKQLMDNAEIQNLKRILGLQQGKEYSNVKSLRYGHLMIMTDQDHDGSHIKGLLINFIHSFWPSLLKVPSFMVEFITPIVKATHKTKGVLSFYSMPEYEFWKESLGGNAKGWSIKYYKGLGTSTSKEGKDYFKNLDKHRKEFVWQDEQDGEAIELAFSKKKIEARKNWLRQFEPGTHLDQSQKLIKYSEFINKELILFSMADLQRSIPSMIDGLKPGQRKILFCSFKRNFVKEAKVAQFSGYVSEHSAYHHGEQSLASTIVGMAQDFVGSNNINLLHPGGQFGTRNQGGKDAASARYIFTNLSPITRYLFPKDDDGLLDYLNEDGQSIEPIWYVPIIPMVLVNGSEGIGTGWSSYIPNYNPRDIVANVRRLLNGEQMEPMHPWYRGFKGNIEKTASKEAGVTYTITGIIEEVDETTLRITELPVRRWTQDYREFLESIITGNDPFIKEFRQYSDDTTVEFEVILTEENMMMAKQEGLLKKFKLTTTISTSNMHLFDSKGMIKKYDAPEQILEEFFHLRFEFYEKRKKLLLDNLEMELLKMENKVRFILGVVKGEIIVNNRKRADLFLELQTKGFTPFPKKAKTVEVAVAGATDDTEETEENSEVSAKGVQASDYDYLLSMAIGSLTLEKVQELCADRDKLQQEVEDLRKATPMSLWLKDLDNLEIQLDEQDKAAQAEEAAKLVKGRGEAGKRAQRQAPKIPRKINKKEKNAETVTETTDISSSSAMETETAPAAVKPKGRGGSRKAKKDDSDDDDDEDFGIPDLRERLAKYNLDSSPDHSAAMETEVPQVPAGKKEPSKRAAAARKKPATSLSEISESIGEIDINDEDLEVVEVAAAAAPAGKKGGRKPAANSKAAAKPPAAAKKRGPAAAGKKSQQQKLLTEMLKPAEDSGISPEKKVRKMRASPFNKKSGSVLGRVGKELESTTDSEEAFGSSSMSADTEEVTEIVPARPRPQRTNRKQTTYVLSDSETDNATDDSDFEEDED, from the exons ATGGTTGCAGATTCGAAGCTTCCGCTGCAAAGCAGCAACAACGCGAACATGAAAGCCTCGAAAACAATCGAAGAAACGTACCAAAAGAAAACCCAATTAGAACACATCCTCCTCCGACCCGACACCTACATCGGTTCGATCGAACAACACACTCAACGTCTCTGGGTTTACGAAAACGACGAGATGGTCCACCGTGACATAAAGTACGTTCCTGGACTTTACAAAATCTTCGACGAGATCTTAGTCAACGCCGCCGATAACAAGCAACGGGATCCGTCGATGGATTCCGTTAAGGTAGTTATCGACGCGGAACAGAATTTGATTTCCGTTTATAATAATGGAGATGGGGTTCCAGTTGAGGTTCATCAGGAAGAAGGTGTTTATGTTCCGGAGTTGATTTTCGGGCATTTGTTGACTAGTAGTAATTATGATGATACGGTTAAGAAGACTACCGGAGGGAGAAATGGGTACGGTGCTAAGCTTACGAATATCTTCTCCACTGAGTTTATTATCGAAACGGCTGATGGGAAACGGCAGAAGAAGTATAAACAG GTGTTTTCAAACAACATGGGAAAGAAATCTGAGCCTGTTATAAGCAAGTGTAAGGAGGCTGAGAACTGGACAAAGGTTACATTTAAGCCGGACTTGGCCAAGTTTAACATGACTCACTTGGAGGAAGATGTGGTTGCATTGATGAAGAAGAGGGTGTTTGACGTAGCTGGTTGTCTTGGCAAGACTGTGAAGGTTGAGCTGAATGGGAAACGGGTTCCTGTGAAATCATTTCTTGATTATGTCAGCCTCTACCTAAGTGCTGCCTCTAAAACTAAGACAGAACCCCTCCCAAG GCTTCTAGAGAAAGTTAACGAGAGATGGGAAGTTGGTGTGAGTCTCAGTGACGGCCAATTTCAACAG GTCAGCTTTGTCAATGGGATTGCTACAATCAAGGGTGGAACCCATGTTGACTATGTCACTAATCAGATATCCAATTATGTGATGAATATCGTAAATAAGAAGAACAAGAATGCTAATGTCAAAGCGCATAATGTGAAGAACCATCTGTGGGTTTTTGTCAATGCTCTTATTGACAACCCTGCTTTTGACTCTCAAACCAAGGAAACTTTGACACTTCGTCAGAGCAGTTTCGGTTCTAAATGTGAACTTTCAGAAGATTTTTTGAAGAAAG TTGCAAAGTGTGGAGTTGTGGATAATTTGCTCTCATGGGCAGAGTTCAAGCATAGCAAAGATCTTAAGAAGACTGATGGAGCAAAGACAGGAAGTATTCGTGGGATTCCCAAGCTAGATGATGCTAATGAAGCTGGAGGGAGGAATTCTGATAAATGCACTTTGATTTTGACAGAAGGAGATTCGGCAAAAGCACTTGCA GTGGCTGGGCTTGCTGTTGTAGGCCGAAATCACTATGGTGTTTTCCCGTTGAGAGGTAAACTTCTCAACGTGAGGGAAGCCAGCCATAAACAATTAATGGATAATGCAGAAATACAAAATCTCAAGCGGATTCTCGGACTGCAGCAGGGCAAGGAGTATTCTAATGTCAAGTCATTGAGATATGGGCATTTGATGATAATGACTGATCAG GATCATGATGGTTCCCATATTAAAGGGCTGCTGATCaattttattcattccttCTGGCCGTCACTGCTAAAAGTCCCGTCATTCATGGTTGAGTTTATAACTCCTATTGTGAAG GCTACTCACAAAACTAAGGGGGTCTTATCCTTTTATTCCATGCCTGAGTACGAGTTTTGGAAGGAAAGCTTGGGGGGTAATGCAAAGGGCTGGTCAATTAAGTACTATAAG GGGTTGGGAACAAGCACATCGAAGGAAGGGAAGGATTACTTTAAAAATCTTGACAAGCATAGGAAAGAATTCGTATGGCAAGATGAGCAGGATGGAGAGGCAATAGAGCTTGCTTTTAGTAAGAAAAAGATAGAAGCAAGGAAGAATTGGCTTCGACAGTTTGAG CCTGGCACGCACCTTGATCAGAGTCAGAAGCTCATCAAATATAGTGAATTCATTAATAAGGAGCTTATTCTGTTTTCCATGGCTGATCTTCAAAGGTCAATTCCTTCAATGATTGATGGCCTGAAGCCTGGTCAAAGGAAGAtccttttttgttctttcaagAGGAATTTTGTAAAAGAAGCAAAGGTTGCTCAATTTTCAGGTTATGTTTCAGAGCATTCTGCTTACCATCATGGTGAGCAGAGTCTTGCTAGTACAATTGTTGGAATGGCACAAGATTTTGTGGGCAGTAACAACATAAACCTTCTCCATCCAGGTGGTCAATTTGGCACTCGTAACCAG GGGGGCAAAGATGCCGCGAGTGCTAGGTACATATTTACCAATCTTTCTCCCATTACTCGGTATCTGTTCCCCAAGGATGATGATGGCCTTCTTGACTACTTGAATGAAGATGGTCAATCCATTGAGCCAATCtg GTATGTGCCTATTATACCAATGGTTCTTGTCAATGGAAGTGAAGGAATTGGGACAGGGTGGAGCTCTTACATTCCAAACTATAACCCAAGAGATATAGTTGCAAATGTGAGGCGCTTGTTGAATGGTGAACAAATGGAGCCCATGCATCCATGGTACAGAGGATTCAAAGGGAATATTGAGAAAACTGCATCAAAGGAAGCTGGTGTTACCTACACTATTACTGGAATTATAGAGGAGGTTGATGAGACCACACTCAGGATAACAGAACTACCAGTCCGTAGATGGACTCAAGATTATAGGGAATTTTTGGAATCTATCATAACGGGAAATGATCCTTTCATCAAG GAATTTAGACAATACAGTGATGATACAACTGTAGAGTTTGAAGTTATTTTGACCGAGGAGAACATGATGATGGCGAAGCAAGAGGGTTTGCTGAAGAAGTTTAAGCTAACAACAACAATTAGCACAAGTAACATGCACCTGTTTGATTCAAAAGGGATGATTAAGAAATATGACGCCCCAGAGCAAA TCCTTGAGGAATTTTTTCACTTAAGGTTTGAATTTTATGAGAAAAGGAAG AAACTTCTGTTAGACAATCTTGAAATGGAGTTGTtgaaaatggaaaacaaaGTGAGGTTTATCCTTGGTGTTGTAAAGGGGGAAATCATTGTGAACAATAGGAAGAGAGCTGACCTATTCCTTGAGCTGCAAACGAAAGGTTTTACTCCTTTCCCAAAGAAGGCCAAAACTGTTGAAGTTGCCGTGGCTGGGGCTACTGATGATACAGAGGAAACTGAGGAGAACTCTGAGGTTAGCGCCAAAGGAGTACAGGCTAGTGATTATGACTATCTATTGTCCATGGCAATTGGAAGTCTGACCCTCGAGAAGGTCCAAGAGCTTTGTGCTGATAGGGATAAACTCCAGCAGGAAGTTGAAGATTTGAGAAAAGCCACTCCAATGTCTTTATGGCTGAAAGATCTTGATAATCTTGAGATACAACTAGAT GAACAAGATAAAGCTGCTCAGGCAGAGGAAGCAGCAAAATTAGTTAAGGGCAGGGGTGAAGCTGGCAAAAGGGCTCAGAGGCAAGCACCTAAAATCCCACGGAAgataaataagaaagaaaaaaacgcAGAAACTGTTACTGAAACCACGGATATTTCATCCAGTTCAGCAATGGAAACAG AGACTGCTCCTGCTGCGGTGAAGCCCAAAGGTCGGGGTGGTTCAAGGAAGGCTAAAAAG GATGACAGCGACGACGATGATGATGAGGACTTTGGAATTCCTGATCTAAGGGAGCGACTTGCTAAGTATAACCTTGATTCCTCTCCGGATCATTCAGCTG CTATGGAAACTGAAGTGCCCCAAGTACCTGCTGGGAAGAAAGAACCGAGCAAAAGGGCTGCTGCTGCTCGGAAGAAGCCAGCCACATCTCTTTCGGAGATTTCTGAGAGCATAGGTGAAATTGACATCAATGATGAAGACCTGGAAGTAGTAGAGGTAGCAGCAGCCGCAGCCCCAGCAGGAAAGAAGGGAGGAAGAAAACCTGCCGCAAATTCAAAAGCAGCAGCTAAACCCCCCGCAGCAGCAAAGAAGAGAGGGCCTGCAGCAGCAGGCAAGAAGTCTCAGCAGCAGAAGCTTTTGACAGAAATGCTGAAGCCTGCAGAAGATTCAGGGATATCACCCGAGAAGAAAGTGAGGAAGATGAGGGCATCCCCATTTAACAAGAAGAGTGGTTCTGTCCTGGGCAGGGTTGGCAAAGAGCTAGAATCAACAACTGATAGTGAAGAAGCATTTGGTTCTTCCTCTATGTCAGCAGACACTGAAGAAGTGACTGAGATTGTCCCAGCAAGACCCAGACCTCAAAGGACCAACCGCAAGCAGACAACGTATGTGCTTAGTGATTCCGAGACTGACAATGCCACCGATGACTCTGACTTCGAGGAAGATGAAGATTAG
- the LOC18586086 gene encoding DNA replication complex GINS protein PSF2, whose product MAGQSDPHISLFSAEEVEFMAEDELIEIVPNMRMDPLNFICGDFGPFLPQIATQVPMWLAVALKKRGKCAIRPPLWMSVENLTKVLEGERDSQGAFQALPFHYVEISRLLFDHARDDIPDMYMVRSLIEDIRDVRVHKVETSLEKFSGTSAVKIPNLSAMEVNIIRPFVGRALQAFYKHDNPEKIPDVDRASSGQTRVANNEPRRPLRR is encoded by the exons ATGGCCGGCCAATCCGATCCTCACATCTCTCTCTTCTCTGCCGAAGAG GTGGAATTCATGGCTGAAGATGAGTTGATAGAGATTGTGCCTAATATGCGAATGGATCCTCTCAATTTCATCTGT GGTGATTTTGGCCCATTTTTACCTCAAATAGCGACTCAGGTACCAATGTGGCTCGCTGTGGCTTTAAAAAAGAGAGGGAAATGCGCAATTCGTCCACCCCTTTGGATGTCAGTTG AAAATTTGACAAAGGTTTTGGAAGGAGAACGAGACTCCCAAGGTGCATTTCAGGCACTGCCATTTCATTATGTGGAGATATCTAGACTTCTCTTTGATCA TGCGCGTGATGACATTCCTGACATGTATATG GTGCGGTCTCTTATTGAAGACATAAGGGATGTCCGGGTTCATAAAGTTGAGACTAGCTTGGAAAAGTTCAGTGGTACATCTGCAGTGAAA ATTCCAAATTTATCAGCCATGGAAGTGAACATAATTCGTCCATTTGTTGGGAGGGCCCTGCAGGCATTCTATAAGCATGATAATCCAGAGAAAATACCAGATGTAGATAGAGCATCCAGTGGACAGACACGAGTAGCTAATAACGAGCCAAGA CGGCCTCTGAGGAGATAA
- the LOC18586087 gene encoding uncharacterized protein LOC18586087 has product MMECSVWVAAGDHKNSNSNSNNNNSNNNNNLWGLSHESEHDLALMVSDFLENNGGSAGGDSWCSSDSESGFSDLLHLSDKISYYKHPVGQYEIDLLSVVHSLILSVSETDLHFVKSGPCNASCIRFFLVKLLRLSGYDAAVCASRWQGSGKVPGGDHEYIDVINYNNGSSERLIIDIDFRSHFEIARAVDSYDRILNSLPVVYVGSLTRLKQLLQLMVDAARSSLKQNSMPFPPWRSLAYLQAKWQSPYQRQFTPYEHDINGNVSSDHKQCNGHLKGLQASLQSELEAERLLKPINIDSHWRLKLDRRRHSSFRAL; this is encoded by the exons ATGATGGAGTGCAGCGTATGGGTGGCCGCGGGGGATCataaaaatagtaatagtaattctaataataataatagcaataataataataatttgtgGGGGTTGAGCCATGAAAGCGAGCATGATTTGGCTTTAATGGTAAGcgattttttggaaaataacGGTGGAAGCGCCGGCGGCGATTCTTGGTGTAGCAGCGATAGCGAGTCTGGCTTCTCCGATCTTCTCCACCTCTCCGATAAGATCTCC TACTATAAGCACCCAGTGGGTCAGTATGAGATCGACTTGTTGTCTGTGGTTCATTCACTTATATTATCTGTGAGTGAGACGGACCTACACTTTGTGAAGTCGGGTCCATGTAATGCTAGCTGCATCAGGTTTTTTCTGGTAAAGCTGTTGAGACTTTCTGGCTATGATGCTGCTGTTTGTGCATCAAGGTGGCAGGGTAGTGGCAAAGTTCCTGGAG GTGATCATGAGTATATCGATGTGATCAACTACAACAATGGAAGTTCTGAGCGTTTGATTATTGATATTGACTTCCGAAGCCACTTTGAGATAGCTAGAGCAGTTGATTCTTATGATAGAATATTGAATTCACTACCGGTTGTTTATGTGGGCTCATTAACTAGGTTGAAACAATTGCTTCAGCTCATGGTTGACGCTGCTAGGTCATCTCTTAAGCAAAACTCAATGCCATTTCCTCCATGGAGATCTCTTGCTTATTTGCAAGCAAAGTGGCAGTCGCCCTACCAGAGACAATTTACTCCCTATGAACATGATATTAATGGCAATGTTTCTTCTGACCATAAACAGTGCAATGGGCATTTAAAGGGGCTGCAGGCTTCCCTTCAATCCGAATTAGAAGCAGAGAGACTGTTGAAGCCCATAAACATTGATAGTCATTGGAGATTGAAACTTGACAGGCGGAGGCACTCCTCATTCAGGGCTCTTTGA
- the LOC18586088 gene encoding uncharacterized protein LOC18586088: MVKGSRASSSSSANYARQWSPLTLATLRNIRERPQQKCNKRKPGSTVIFRDQSDYGYGWLLPGWVAEERRMRTGRRYTYYYDPWGRQYTTKREVLYGIVENAKVQLFNPVTILGGIFVSLDQWHANWCGRT, from the exons ATGGTGAAGGGCAGTCGCGCGTCAAGCTCAAGCAGCGCCAACTATGCCAGGCAGTGGTCGCCGCTGACGCTAGCCACCTTGCGCAATATAAGAGAACGTCCTCAGCAGAAGTGCAATAAGAGGAAACCAGGGAGCACTGTCATTTTCCGCGATCAATCCGATTATGGCTATGGCTGGTTGCTGCCTGGTTGGGTTGCAGAAGAGCGCCGCATGCGTACCGGCAGGCGCTATACG TATTATTATGATCCATGGGGACGTCAGTACACCACCAAACGCGAAGTCCtgtatggaattgttgaaaatGCAAAAGTTCAGCTGTTCAACCCCGTTACCATATTGGGGGGCATCTTTGTATCTCTTGATCAATGGCATGCAAATTGGTGTGGAAGGACataa